The Prionailurus viverrinus isolate Anna chromosome B4, UM_Priviv_1.0, whole genome shotgun sequence genome has a window encoding:
- the CCDC184 gene encoding coiled-coil domain-containing protein 184: MEDGLLEIMTKDGGDMPAPLEVSTVPAVGDVISGEYNGGMKELMEHLKAQLQALFEDVRAMRGALDEQASHIQVLSDDVCANQRAIVSMCQIMTTAPRQGGLGVVGGKGSFPGARQEPETPSPGIGDSGLLGRDPEDEDDDEEEEKEMPSSATPTSHCERPESPCAGLLGGDGPLVEPLDLPDITLLQLEGEASL; this comes from the coding sequence ATGGAGGACGGTCTGCTGGAGATCATGACCAAGGACGGCGGCGACATGCCGGCACCTCTGGAGGTGTCCACCGTGCCGGCCGTGGGGGACGTGATCTCCGGGGAGTACAACGGCGGCATGAAGGAACTGATGGAGCACCTGAAGGCCCAGCTGCAGGCCCTGTTTGAGGACGTGAGGGCCATGCGGGGGGCCCTGGACGAGCAGGCCTCGCACATCCAGGTGCTCTCGGACGACGTGTGCGCCAACCAGCGGGCCATCGTCTCCATGTGCCAGATTATGACCACGGCGCCCCGCCAGGGCGGTCTGGGCGTGGTCGGCGGCAAGGGGAGCTTCCCGGGTGCCCGCCAAGAGCCGGAGACCCCTTCGCCTGGGATCGGGGACAGCGGTTTGCTGGGTCGCGATCCCGAGGACGAGGACGACgatgaagaagaggagaaggagatgcCCAGCTCCGCCACACCCACTAGTCACTGTGAGCGCCCCGAGAGCCCCTGTGCTGGTCTCCTTGGGGGGGACGGGCCACTTGTGGAGCCCCTAGATCTGCCCGACATTACCCTGCTGCAGCTGGAGGGCGAGGCCTCTCTGTGA